Proteins encoded together in one Planctomycetaceae bacterium window:
- the pstA gene encoding phosphate ABC transporter permease PstA, whose protein sequence is MNSKKSQKIAFFLLLLATLLIVVPVGLIVVIIIQKGIGGISWQFLTDIPRKGMREGGIFPAIVGTFYLVTGAIVFALPVGLLAAIYLSEYAKDNFLTRMIKLAIVNLAGVPSVVYGLFGLAIFVIFFNFGTSILSGSLTLGIMILPVIITTSREALESVPYSFREASLSLGASKWQTIRHIVLPNAIPGILTGTILGLGRAAGETAPILFTVAAFYLPRLPKGIFDQAMALPYHLYVISTQVPNVDESIRYGTALVLLFLVLFMNLIAIIIRYKFRKQKKW, encoded by the coding sequence ATGAACTCTAAAAAATCACAAAAAATAGCTTTCTTTTTACTGCTGCTTGCAACGCTGCTTATCGTTGTGCCGGTCGGTCTGATTGTTGTTATCATCATTCAGAAAGGCATCGGCGGAATAAGCTGGCAGTTTCTTACCGATATCCCGCGTAAAGGAATGCGGGAAGGCGGAATCTTCCCCGCTATCGTCGGAACGTTTTACCTTGTTACGGGCGCAATTGTTTTCGCGCTGCCGGTGGGTCTGCTTGCCGCGATATACTTGAGCGAATACGCAAAAGACAATTTCCTTACACGAATGATAAAACTGGCAATCGTTAATCTGGCGGGTGTGCCTTCGGTAGTTTACGGTCTGTTCGGGCTAGCGATTTTCGTAATATTTTTCAACTTCGGCACTTCAATTCTTTCCGGTTCGCTGACACTCGGTATTATGATACTGCCGGTGATTATCACAACTTCACGAGAGGCGCTCGAAAGCGTGCCATATTCATTCCGTGAGGCAAGTCTGTCGCTTGGCGCAAGCAAATGGCAAACTATCAGGCACATCGTTTTGCCGAACGCGATTCCGGGAATCTTGACCGGAACGATACTCGGCCTTGGCAGAGCGGCAGGCGAGACGGCTCCAATACTTTTCACCGTCGCGGCGTTTTATCTGCCGAGATTGCCTAAAGGCATTTTCGACCAGGCGATGGCGCTGCCCTATCATCTTTATGTAATTTCAACGCAGGTGCCGAATGTCGATGAAAGCATCAGATACGGAACCGCCCTTGTCCTTTTATTTCTTGTACTGTTTATGAATCTTATCGCTATCATCATTCGATACAAGTTCAGGAAGCAAAAGAAATGGTAA
- the pstC gene encoding phosphate ABC transporter permease subunit PstC, whose product MRKIKEFFIEKLILLCGLASIFFVGLIFIFLLKEGFQVLKTVSLGKFLFGSKWYPISEPAQLGILPLILGSLLVTLGAAVISIPIGVGSAIFIAEVAPAKLKEILKAGIELLAAIPSVVLGFIGMVTLVPWVKTLFHLPTGLTALSGSIMLAFMAMPTIVSIAEDALYSVPKSYKEGALALGATQWQAIWRVMLPAASSGILAAVMLGIGRVIGETMAVMMITGNAAVLPHSILQPVRTLTATIAAEMGEAVVGSEHYFALFAIGIVLFVISFGINVTADIFLHRRK is encoded by the coding sequence ATGCGTAAGATAAAGGAATTCTTCATAGAAAAATTAATCCTGCTTTGCGGACTGGCGTCCATATTTTTCGTGGGATTGATTTTCATATTTCTGCTCAAGGAAGGTTTTCAGGTTTTAAAAACTGTTTCTTTGGGGAAATTTCTGTTCGGCAGCAAATGGTATCCCATTTCCGAACCTGCGCAGCTCGGTATTTTGCCCCTTATCCTCGGCTCGCTTTTAGTAACATTAGGCGCAGCAGTTATTTCAATACCAATCGGCGTCGGCAGCGCAATCTTTATCGCTGAAGTCGCGCCGGCAAAATTAAAAGAAATTCTTAAAGCAGGCATTGAGCTTCTCGCCGCGATTCCAAGCGTAGTGTTGGGCTTCATCGGAATGGTAACGTTAGTGCCGTGGGTAAAAACACTCTTTCATCTTCCTACTGGATTAACGGCGTTGTCCGGCTCGATTATGCTGGCGTTTATGGCAATGCCTACAATTGTTTCAATCGCAGAAGACGCTCTTTATTCCGTTCCGAAATCATACAAAGAAGGCGCGTTGGCTTTGGGAGCAACGCAGTGGCAGGCAATCTGGCGAGTTATGCTGCCTGCGGCGTCGTCTGGAATTTTGGCCGCTGTTATGCTCGGCATCGGTCGCGTAATAGGTGAAACTATGGCGGTGATGATGATAACCGGAAACGCGGCAGTGCTTCCGCATAGTATTTTACAACCGGTGCGAACGCTGACTGCGACAATCGCCGCTGAAATGGGCGAAGCTGTCGTCGGCAGCGAACATTATTTCGCGCTGTTCGCAATCGGCATAGTTTTGTTTGTCATAAGTTTTGGAATTAACGTAACGGCTGATATTTTCCTGCACAGACGAAAATGA
- the pstB gene encoding phosphate ABC transporter ATP-binding protein PstB yields the protein MNIQVENLNLWYGKFQALINVNAVFSEKLITAMIGPSGCGKSTLLRTFNRMNDLIDGVKTSGQILINDENIFEPETDLVTLRKKVGMVFQRPNPFPLSIYENIAFGMKIHGSAKRSMLDEVVQQSLQQVDLWDDLKDKLKKSAFSLSLEQRQRLCIARLVAVKPEILLMDEPCSALDPQSTAKIEELMRELKHNYTIIIVTHNMQQAARVSDETGFMLLGELVEFGKTEDIFTKPKDKRTEDYITGRYG from the coding sequence ATGAATATACAAGTTGAAAATTTGAATCTTTGGTACGGCAAGTTTCAGGCGCTGATAAACGTAAATGCCGTGTTTTCTGAAAAACTGATAACCGCGATGATCGGTCCTTCCGGCTGCGGAAAATCAACTTTGCTGCGGACATTCAACCGGATGAATGATTTAATCGACGGCGTGAAAACATCCGGACAGATTCTGATTAATGACGAAAACATTTTCGAGCCGGAGACAGATTTGGTTACGCTGCGGAAAAAAGTCGGTATGGTTTTCCAGCGGCCTAATCCTTTTCCGCTTTCTATTTATGAAAACATAGCGTTCGGTATGAAGATTCACGGCTCGGCAAAGCGAAGTATGCTCGACGAGGTTGTGCAGCAGAGTCTTCAGCAGGTTGACCTTTGGGACGATTTAAAAGATAAACTGAAAAAATCCGCGTTTAGCCTTTCGTTAGAGCAGCGACAAAGGCTGTGCATCGCAAGATTAGTTGCGGTCAAACCGGAGATTCTGCTGATGGATGAACCGTGCTCGGCGCTCGACCCGCAATCGACCGCGAAAATCGAAGAATTAATGCGTGAACTCAAGCATAATTATACTATAATAATCGTTACGCATAATATGCAGCAGGCGGCTCGTGTTTCCGATGAGACTGGATTTATGCTGCTTGGCGAATTGGTTGAATTCGGAAAAACCGAAGATATATTCACGAAACCAAAAGATAAAAGAACTGAAGACTACATTACAGGCCGATATGGCTAA
- a CDS encoding dockerin type I domain-containing protein, translating to MKSFVKKTCLAALILAVGALTNQLYAQQHQVNISGATLFADFFSAPASTNDYIDADGDGLYGSLEYAPWTDQLATTYSTSGWSSYWSVAYRGVGSGSGLTDLVNWYNRDPELFTDLTVPADFGYINRIEWAKAGVMKPIADPYLPGGCPVDPCNIDIAVMDVPTTWFVYTGADTDAQWNKKPAQTGYGRNPVKCWNTTQSNKLKSLGALNTNTTSPNAQTVFDTEIAWVPIAIIANQGVGLPSGNISAEQLQYLNVTGRMPSGENLAAVTRDSGSGTRNGAMNTLGVDPSWGRGDNIGTKFDAEAETMLGKTHKYTNCGGSGTLEKAVETRRLAVGYTGLCGTSRARGDVYSGRYEVCSVKNIGGTTYIRPTLDNILDNGNADSGWRIGGNETFATVGDPNQDATYAMANPHAAAYINNITKSIADFVDSTELSLNYNMPGEYMAYNYFLVASIDAMPTSADPTVFAANAKLNQSLQDFVRASDHELKTLPIPAYGSMKLSGIAPNRTGLSGSATYSDGRTSSYIDNGENGGNEVVGGSTSLSERNKVSGDFNYAGTEKHKRNVNDIAKLVEAVKNPRAFEAGVNHGGYYGTQAGDYVVPEIIGDFDGDGNFVAADIRYFADGLAIDAVTGNLDRSKGFTLVDQSDKATGGNGNYFNTALATGLAYEPNSGWSKADIAGKEISSTDHNNVKVTPGANPVAADGVINAKDIDWICTVLRGGIKAAALGQTPSVNSDVHSNVLNWNNLDDASWMDLNCDMNGDLIVDGEDLDIVVIDILGTNYGDVNLDGEINAADRDIIVANISTSYGKSWADGDINGDGYVTADDLAMYRNIQLEVFASYWLETCSSPDWCEGMDYNHSGRVNFVDFATLAQNL from the coding sequence ATGAAATCATTTGTGAAAAAAACCTGTTTAGCGGCACTTATTTTAGCTGTGGGCGCGTTGACGAATCAGCTCTATGCCCAGCAGCATCAGGTAAACATCAGCGGCGCGACGCTGTTCGCTGATTTTTTTTCCGCACCGGCATCAACAAACGATTATATCGATGCGGACGGCGACGGCCTGTATGGCTCTCTCGAGTATGCGCCGTGGACTGACCAGTTGGCAACAACGTACAGCACTTCCGGCTGGTCGTCATACTGGTCGGTAGCATATCGCGGCGTAGGTTCAGGCAGCGGACTGACAGACCTTGTTAACTGGTACAACAGAGACCCTGAACTGTTCACAGACCTGACCGTTCCGGCAGATTTCGGCTACATCAACCGAATCGAGTGGGCAAAAGCAGGAGTCATGAAACCAATCGCGGACCCATATCTACCGGGCGGATGTCCAGTTGACCCGTGCAACATTGACATCGCGGTTATGGACGTTCCAACAACGTGGTTTGTTTACACCGGAGCAGATACAGATGCGCAATGGAACAAAAAACCTGCACAAACCGGTTATGGCAGAAACCCGGTCAAGTGCTGGAATACAACCCAGAGCAATAAATTGAAAAGCCTTGGCGCTCTTAATACAAACACAACATCACCAAACGCACAAACAGTATTCGATACAGAAATCGCCTGGGTTCCAATCGCGATTATCGCAAATCAGGGCGTTGGTCTTCCTTCGGGAAATATCAGCGCAGAACAACTGCAATACCTCAACGTAACGGGCCGTATGCCAAGCGGTGAAAATCTCGCAGCGGTAACGCGCGACAGCGGTTCGGGCACACGAAATGGTGCAATGAACACTCTGGGCGTTGACCCAAGCTGGGGACGCGGCGATAACATCGGCACAAAATTCGACGCTGAAGCAGAAACAATGCTTGGCAAAACTCATAAATATACAAATTGCGGCGGTTCAGGCACATTGGAAAAAGCAGTTGAAACCAGAAGACTCGCTGTTGGTTATACGGGCCTTTGCGGTACGAGCCGAGCACGCGGCGATGTTTACAGCGGAAGATACGAAGTATGCAGCGTGAAAAATATCGGCGGCACAACTTATATCCGTCCGACACTCGATAACATTCTTGACAACGGCAATGCTGACAGCGGCTGGAGAATCGGCGGAAACGAAACTTTCGCAACAGTTGGCGATCCAAATCAGGACGCGACTTATGCGATGGCAAATCCTCACGCTGCCGCTTACATCAACAACATAACTAAAAGTATCGCAGACTTTGTTGATTCCACCGAATTAAGCTTAAATTACAATATGCCAGGCGAATATATGGCTTATAATTATTTCCTTGTGGCTTCTATTGATGCGATGCCGACATCTGCCGACCCGACAGTCTTCGCGGCAAACGCGAAACTGAATCAGTCATTGCAGGATTTCGTGCGAGCAAGCGACCACGAGCTTAAAACTTTACCTATACCTGCTTACGGTTCAATGAAACTGTCAGGTATCGCTCCGAACAGAACAGGTCTTTCAGGCAGCGCAACCTATAGCGACGGCAGAACATCGTCATACATCGACAACGGTGAAAACGGTGGAAACGAAGTTGTCGGCGGTTCTACCTCGCTTTCAGAACGCAATAAAGTTTCCGGCGATTTTAACTATGCAGGCACAGAGAAACACAAACGCAATGTAAACGATATCGCTAAATTAGTTGAAGCAGTAAAAAATCCGAGAGCCTTTGAAGCAGGCGTAAATCACGGCGGATATTACGGCACACAGGCCGGCGATTACGTAGTTCCGGAAATTATCGGCGATTTTGACGGCGATGGAAATTTCGTTGCCGCTGACATTAGATATTTCGCAGACGGCCTTGCGATTGACGCAGTTACGGGAAATCTTGACCGCAGTAAAGGTTTTACCCTTGTTGACCAGTCGGATAAAGCTACCGGCGGCAACGGAAACTATTTCAATACTGCCCTTGCGACAGGTTTAGCTTATGAACCAAATTCAGGCTGGTCAAAAGCTGATATCGCGGGCAAAGAAATCAGTTCTACCGACCATAACAACGTTAAGGTAACGCCCGGTGCAAATCCTGTTGCGGCAGACGGTGTCATCAACGCAAAAGATATCGACTGGATATGCACAGTTCTGCGAGGTGGAATAAAGGCCGCAGCTCTGGGACAAACACCTTCAGTTAATTCCGATGTTCACAGTAACGTTCTGAACTGGAACAATCTCGATGACGCATCGTGGATGGATTTGAACTGCGATATGAACGGCGATTTGATTGTTGACGGCGAAGACCTCGACATAGTAGTTATCGACATTCTCGGCACAAACTACGGCGATGTAAATCTCGACGGCGAAATTAATGCTGCTGATAGAGACATTATCGTTGCAAACATAAGCACAAGCTACGGCAAAAGCTGGGCTGACGGCGATATTAACGGCGACGGCTACGTAACAGCGGACGACCTTGCAATGTACAGAAATATACAGCTTGAAGTTTTCGCAAGTTACTGGCTTGAGACCTGTTCTTCGCCGGATTGGTGCGAAGGTATGGATTACAATCACAGCGGAAGAGTTAATTTTGTGGACTTCGCTACCTTGGCGCAAAACTTATAA
- the phoU gene encoding phosphate signaling complex protein PhoU: MERHFDEELNDLRSSIMKISDLARKAITESIEALKNGDKTRAQKVIDNDQVIDELELAIDEKCIDLLARYQPMAADLRFITTGLKLNAELERIADLAVDVAQRVQILADKPLLKPIIDIPKLGEVAQNMVHDAIESFIERDVSIAQKVVQADDEADTLKDKICDELVNEYMSKDCSCVNRAVPLLLVARHLERICDHASNIAEDVFYMVQGKVIRHQHL, encoded by the coding sequence ATGGAAAGACATTTTGACGAAGAATTGAACGACCTGCGCAGCAGCATCATGAAAATCAGCGACCTTGCCCGCAAGGCGATTACTGAATCCATAGAAGCATTAAAAAACGGCGATAAGACACGTGCCCAAAAAGTTATCGACAACGACCAGGTAATTGATGAGCTTGAACTTGCAATCGACGAAAAATGCATCGATTTACTGGCACGTTATCAGCCGATGGCTGCTGACCTGCGCTTCATCACTACCGGACTGAAACTTAATGCCGAACTGGAACGCATCGCGGATTTGGCGGTTGACGTTGCGCAGCGTGTGCAGATACTGGCAGACAAACCTCTGCTGAAACCGATTATAGACATTCCAAAACTTGGCGAAGTCGCACAAAATATGGTTCATGACGCTATCGAATCGTTTATCGAACGAGATGTTTCAATCGCTCAAAAAGTTGTACAGGCAGACGATGAAGCGGATACATTAAAAGATAAAATCTGCGATGAACTTGTCAATGAGTATATGTCAAAAGACTGCTCTTGCGTAAACCGTGCGGTTCCATTATTATTAGTCGCACGGCATCTTGAGCGTATTTGCGACCACGCCTCGAATATCGCTGAAGATGTTTTTTATATGGTTCAGGGAAAGGTAATCAGGCATCAACATCTGTGA
- a CDS encoding phosphate ABC transporter substrate-binding protein — translation MKKLCIVLVVLFASAFASAASNMLQVKGSDTMVNLGQAWAESYMETNPQDFISVTGGGSGTGLSALISGTCDIAMSSRDIKKKEIEFAGKKGIKPFEIKAALDGLAVVINPKNTVVKLTMDQLADIFTGKITNWKQLGGHDGKIVLLSREVNSGTHVYFKEHVLRKGNPAGTEEFAPSALMLSSSQAIADEVAGNADAIGYYGMGYISPKQKPVSVAKDANSEYIAPTIDNVVSGHYPISRPLYLYTKGEPTGLVKKFVDFILSKAGQEIVVATDFVPVSK, via the coding sequence ATGAAAAAATTATGTATTGTTTTGGTCGTTTTATTCGCATCTGCATTCGCATCGGCGGCATCTAATATGCTGCAGGTTAAAGGTTCTGACACAATGGTCAACCTCGGTCAGGCTTGGGCGGAAAGTTATATGGAAACCAATCCGCAGGATTTCATATCTGTAACCGGCGGCGGTTCAGGTACAGGGCTATCCGCTTTGATTTCCGGAACGTGCGATATTGCGATGAGTTCCAGAGATATCAAAAAAAAGGAAATTGAATTTGCCGGCAAAAAAGGTATCAAACCTTTCGAGATTAAAGCAGCCCTTGACGGTCTGGCAGTTGTTATAAATCCCAAAAACACGGTTGTTAAATTAACCATGGACCAGCTCGCCGACATTTTCACCGGCAAAATTACAAACTGGAAACAGCTTGGCGGACACGATGGCAAAATCGTTCTTCTATCAAGAGAAGTCAATTCCGGCACACACGTTTATTTCAAAGAACACGTCTTGCGAAAAGGCAATCCGGCAGGCACTGAAGAATTCGCACCATCGGCACTTATGCTTTCTTCATCACAGGCAATCGCCGATGAAGTGGCGGGCAACGCAGACGCTATCGGTTATTATGGTATGGGATATATTTCACCAAAGCAAAAGCCTGTCAGTGTCGCCAAAGACGCAAACTCGGAATACATCGCCCCGACTATTGACAACGTCGTCAGCGGACATTATCCAATATCACGTCCATTGTACCTTTACACAAAAGGTGAACCAACGGGATTAGTAAAGAAATTCGTCGACTTTATCCTTTCAAAAGCAGGACAGGAAATCGTCGTTGCAACAGATTTTGTTCCAGTGTCGAAATAA
- a CDS encoding prepilin-type N-terminal cleavage/methylation domain-containing protein, producing the protein MDVKLGQQTHKKGFTLVELLVVISIIAMLLAVLMPALSKAKKLAQGVVCAAHMRGIGTGMLAYVTEFQYFPASYLYPSNATGGYSTLNQDPGHPYGYLHWSWYLFNSGKVDGKLFSCPAMKGGGAPRTNPGPRQEDWEKGQQDQGGQSSPNSLMDKQAPRISITANAVIIPRNKFTSLLAGGGQRVNRFVNGGELRNPSSLIMATEFNNNWKALGNEQGSGVLVKSHRPILAFSHTGTGYKDNAVYQAPLNTPYYVYGDNNATRNFGLKPIKEVEQSTDLLDGGAGHPINAVGRHHSGSGSTKEFGGCANFIYVDGHVARKSILQTLEAREWGTKFYSITGRNDVK; encoded by the coding sequence ATGGACGTTAAATTAGGACAACAAACACACAAAAAAGGTTTTACGTTGGTCGAACTGCTGGTGGTGATTTCAATTATCGCTATGCTGCTTGCAGTTTTAATGCCGGCGCTAAGCAAGGCGAAGAAACTGGCGCAAGGCGTCGTCTGTGCGGCACATATGCGAGGTATCGGCACAGGAATGCTCGCTTATGTAACAGAATTTCAGTATTTTCCCGCTTCGTATTTGTATCCATCAAATGCAACCGGCGGATACAGCACCTTAAATCAGGACCCCGGTCACCCCTACGGCTATCTGCACTGGTCGTGGTATCTGTTCAATTCAGGTAAAGTTGACGGAAAACTTTTCAGTTGCCCGGCAATGAAAGGCGGCGGCGCACCAAGAACCAATCCAGGACCAAGACAAGAAGATTGGGAAAAAGGCCAGCAGGATCAGGGCGGACAATCAAGCCCAAACAGCCTTATGGATAAACAGGCGCCGAGAATATCAATTACTGCCAATGCCGTGATTATTCCGCGAAATAAGTTTACTTCACTATTGGCCGGCGGCGGTCAGAGAGTGAACCGCTTTGTCAACGGCGGCGAATTGCGAAATCCATCTTCACTTATTATGGCAACGGAATTCAATAATAACTGGAAAGCACTGGGAAATGAGCAAGGCAGCGGTGTTTTAGTCAAGAGCCATCGTCCAATCCTCGCGTTTTCGCATACAGGTACAGGCTACAAAGACAATGCAGTTTATCAGGCGCCGCTGAATACTCCATATTACGTTTACGGCGACAACAACGCGACAAGAAACTTCGGTTTAAAACCTATCAAAGAAGTCGAACAATCCACAGACTTACTCGACGGCGGAGCAGGCCATCCAATCAATGCGGTCGGCCGCCATCATTCAGGCAGCGGTTCAACAAAAGAGTTCGGCGGATGTGCGAACTTCATCTATGTTGACGGACACGTCGCAAGAAAATCAATCCTTCAAACGCTTGAAGCCCGCGAATGGGGAACAAAATTCTACAGCATTACAGGAAGAAACGATGTCAAATAA
- a CDS encoding sodium:solute symporter yields MTFSTIDVFIVVIYITVSIAFGFWMGRNQKGTTDYFLGGRHIPWLAVTFSIVAAETSVLTFISIPAVSYLGDLRFIQLIMGYVVGRLVVAAIMIPAYYRGNIDTAYHFLGKRFGQKMRNIAGITFMATRLFADGVRLFATAIPLALILKNSSFFACISDRNIYIIAIITIGLVTMIYTCFGGIRSVVWVDVIQMGVYVGGAILAVIIIISKLPSGLSIPAGKFQWFYLGSDLSFVQFIKQPYSFFVAFFGGAIFTLASHGTDQLIIQRVLACGSKSASQKAIATSGLLVFLQFGLFLFLGILLFAYYKGQSFAQLGLLRADGIFPKFIVEQIPSGICGFIVAALFAAAMSTLAGSLSSLASTTVLDIYVPLFGKDKSQQQLLKLSRIATFIWGIILIITAITFINLKGTVVETALGIASYTYGGLLGVFLLGLFYKKAIQRDAIIAFFTAIIVMTVVIQTVKIAWPLYVVIGSATAVTTGIISYNIFNFRQK; encoded by the coding sequence ATGACCTTTTCAACGATTGATGTTTTTATAGTGGTTATTTACATAACAGTTTCAATCGCTTTCGGCTTTTGGATGGGCCGAAATCAAAAAGGCACAACCGATTATTTTCTCGGCGGCAGGCACATTCCGTGGCTGGCGGTAACGTTCAGTATCGTAGCCGCTGAAACAAGCGTTTTGACATTCATCAGCATACCGGCAGTGTCGTATCTGGGCGACTTACGCTTTATTCAGTTGATTATGGGCTATGTCGTCGGAAGGCTTGTTGTAGCTGCAATAATGATACCTGCGTATTATCGGGGCAATATCGACACGGCTTATCATTTCCTCGGCAAACGCTTCGGACAAAAAATGCGGAATATCGCGGGCATTACTTTCATGGCGACGCGGCTTTTTGCCGACGGCGTTCGGCTGTTCGCAACGGCAATCCCGCTTGCGCTTATTCTCAAGAACAGCAGTTTCTTCGCTTGTATTTCCGACAGAAATATTTATATCATCGCGATTATTACCATCGGGCTTGTTACAATGATTTATACCTGTTTCGGCGGAATTCGTTCCGTTGTGTGGGTTGACGTGATTCAAATGGGCGTTTATGTCGGCGGAGCGATTCTTGCAGTTATAATAATCATTTCAAAACTGCCGAGCGGGCTTTCTATCCCTGCGGGAAAATTCCAATGGTTTTATCTCGGCAGCGATTTATCCTTCGTACAATTTATCAAACAGCCATATTCGTTTTTTGTCGCCTTCTTCGGCGGAGCTATTTTCACACTCGCTTCTCACGGCACCGACCAGTTAATCATTCAGCGTGTTCTTGCCTGCGGCAGTAAATCGGCGAGTCAGAAAGCAATAGCAACAAGCGGTTTGTTAGTGTTTCTGCAATTCGGGCTGTTTCTTTTTCTCGGCATTCTGCTGTTCGCGTATTACAAGGGACAATCCTTCGCTCAACTCGGCCTGCTGCGTGCTGACGGTATTTTCCCGAAATTTATAGTCGAACAGATACCATCGGGAATTTGCGGCTTTATTGTGGCAGCCCTTTTCGCGGCGGCGATGAGTACGTTGGCGGGAAGTCTTTCAAGTCTTGCTTCCACTACGGTGCTGGATATTTACGTGCCGCTTTTCGGCAAAGATAAATCGCAGCAGCAGCTTTTGAAGCTTTCAAGAATCGCTACATTTATATGGGGTATAATTTTAATCATCACCGCGATAACATTCATCAACCTTAAAGGCACAGTTGTTGAGACGGCTCTTGGAATCGCATCTTACACCTACGGCGGACTGCTTGGCGTTTTTTTGCTCGGTCTGTTTTATAAAAAAGCCATTCAGCGCGACGCTATTATCGCATTTTTCACGGCTATTATTGTGATGACCGTTGTAATTCAAACTGTAAAAATCGCCTGGCCTTTATATGTAGTCATCGGAAGCGCCACCGCAGTTACAACGGGTATTATTTCATACAATATCTTCAACTTCAGACAAAAATAA
- the pstB gene encoding phosphate ABC transporter ATP-binding protein PstB — protein MVNTKIEITNLDIWFDSTPAVKNLTLKIYENEILSIIGPSNSGKTTFLRMLNRLNELESKFKISGIVKMDRKDITKMDVELLRKKVGMVFALPLPLPLSIFDNIAYGARMHGITNKKKLQEIVEQALQKSYLWEEVKDRLSTSAFKLSGGQQQRLCIARTLAVEPEVILFDEPCSGLDPISTAKVEEAMLKLKKDYTIVLVTNNVKQAARVGSRTAFFLNGDLIEVDNTDKIFTNPSNQQTDDYIRGKFG, from the coding sequence ATGGTAAATACTAAAATTGAAATCACAAACCTTGATATCTGGTTCGATTCAACTCCGGCGGTGAAGAATCTGACTTTGAAAATTTACGAAAATGAGATTTTGAGCATCATCGGCCCGTCTAACAGCGGTAAAACAACTTTCCTGCGGATGCTGAATCGACTTAATGAACTTGAGTCGAAATTTAAAATAAGCGGCATCGTGAAAATGGACAGAAAAGACATAACTAAAATGGATGTCGAGCTGCTGCGGAAAAAAGTCGGAATGGTTTTCGCCCTGCCGCTGCCGCTGCCGCTGTCGATTTTTGACAACATCGCTTATGGCGCACGAATGCACGGAATCACGAACAAAAAGAAACTACAGGAAATTGTCGAGCAGGCACTTCAAAAATCGTATCTATGGGAAGAAGTCAAAGACAGATTGAGCACGTCAGCGTTTAAACTTTCCGGCGGCCAACAGCAAAGACTTTGCATCGCAAGAACGCTTGCCGTCGAGCCGGAAGTTATTTTGTTCGATGAGCCTTGTTCGGGTCTTGACCCTATTTCGACGGCTAAAGTCGAAGAAGCCATGCTCAAACTTAAAAAAGATTATACGATTGTTCTCGTTACCAATAACGTCAAACAGGCCGCTCGTGTCGGCAGCAGGACGGCGTTCTTTTTGAATGGCGATTTAATTGAAGTTGACAACACCGACAAAATATTTACAAATCCGTCAAACCAGCAGACCGACGATTACATTCGAGGAAAATTCGGCTAA